The stretch of DNA GCGGCGGATAACCTGGCGCTGGCCGTAGCCGAGATCGGGGCGCTGGCCGAGCGCCGCATCGCCTTGCTGATCGATACCACGCTGTCCGGATTGCCGCCTTTTCTGGTGAAAGACGGTGGGGTGAATTCAGGCTTCATGATCGCGCATGTCACCGCGGCGGCCCTCGCGTCGGAGAACAAAACGCTGGCGCATCCGGCATCGGTCGATTCCTTGCCGACGTCGGCCAACCAGGAAGATCACGTGTCGATGGCGACCTTCGCCGCGCGCAAGCTGGGCGATATCGCCGAAAACGTGGCTTGCATTCTTGCCATTGAGTTGCTCGCGGCCGCCCAGGGCGTGGACTTGCGTGCGCCGCATCAGACGAGCCCACGGCTGGGCGAGGTGATGAAGACGATCCGCGCCGAGGTCGCGCATTACGCGCTGGATCATTACTTCGCGCCGGATATCGAGGCCATGGCGCGCCTCGTGCAGCGCGGCGTGATCGCCGCGCATAGCCCGCTGCGCCTGGCTTCGGAAGAGGCCCACGACGCCGCGGCAGGCGAGCCGGCACCCGGCATGCCACGTTCGGCATGAGCACGCCCGCCTATCAGGAAATCAAGGATTTCATCCTTGAGCAGATTCATCGCGGCGTGTGGGGCGAGGGCGATCAGGTGCCGACGGAGCATGAGCTGGCGCGCGAGTTTGGCGTCGCGCGCATGACCGTCAACCGGGCCTTGCGCGAGCTGAGCGCGGAGCAAGTGCTGACTCGCGTGCAGGGCTCGGGCACTTTTGTTGCGCGGCCCCGGTATGAATCGACACTGGTGGCCATCCGCAGCATTTCGGATGAGATCGTCGCGCGCGGTCATCGTCACCACGCCAGTGTGCTGGTGCTGGATACGGTGTGCGCCGATGAAACGCTCGCGGCCGAAATGCAGCTTGAAGTGGGCAGTCTGCTGTTTCATTCGCGCTTGCTCCATGCCGAGAACGAGCAGCCCGTGCAACTGGAAGAGCGCTGGGTCAGACCGGCGCTGGCGCCGGACTACATCGCCCAGGATTTCACCCAGATCACCCCGAACCAGTATCTGGTGCGCGTTGCGCCCTTGCAGCGCGTCGAATACCGCATCGAGGCCTGCATGCCTGAGGCGCGGGTGCGTGAGAGGCTGGCGATGGCTGAGCGCGAGCCATGCCTCGTGTTGCAGCGGCGTACGTGGTCGCAAGGGCAGGTGGCGTCGGTGGTGCATCTGTGGCATCCAGGTAGCCGCTATCGCTTTACCGGTCATTTCTAGGCGCGTTCCAGATATGCCAGATATTGCCTGGCGCTACGGAATAAAGCGGTGATCAGGGGTTGGCCGGGCGTGCGCTGCCGGGCAAGCGCACAGCCTCATGCCAGATAACACAGATAGGCACAACAGGCCACGGGGGCGCTAGAATGGCGCCCGGGTCTAATTCTTTAGGCGATATCGTTATGACTGCTTTGAGTCCTCCACCGCTCTATACCGTCCATCGCGGTAAAAACCCACTCATCATCTCCATGCCGCATGTCGGCACCTATATTCCTCCTGACATTGCCGCGAACATGACCCCCGAGGCCGCGTTCGTCGACGATTGCGACTGGCATCTCGAACGGCTTTACGCTTTTGGCAAGCGCATTGGCGCCACGATGCTCGCGGCCACGCATGCGCGTTATGTCATCGATCTGAACCGTTCGCCCGATGACGCCAGCCTCTATCCCGGGATGGATACCACGGGCCTGGTGCCGTTCGACACCTTTGCGCGCGTGCCGCTTTACCAGCCAGGCAAGGAGCCTGTCGCCGCCGATTACGCGCGGCGCCGCACGGCGTACTGGCGTCCTTATCACGATGCGCTCGCGCGCGAGCTCGCGGTGCTGCAGTTGCAGCATAGCCAGGTCCTGTTATGGGAAGCGCACTCGATCCGCTCGCACGTGCCACGCCTGTTCGAGGGCAAGCTGCCGGATTTCAATCTGGGCACCGCCGATGGCGCGAGCGCCTTACCCGGGCTTGCCGCCGATCTGGAAGCGGTGATCGACTGGCATGGCGGCTATTCGGCGGTCGATAACCAGCGCTTCAAGGGCGGCTATATCACGCGCCATTACGGCCGGCCAGAACAAGGTGTGCATGCGGTGCAACTCGAGTTATCGCAGGCCACCTATATGGAAGAGAAGCGTCCCTATACCTTCGATGAGACGCGTGCCGAAGAAGTCAGCACGCTGCTGGAGGCGCTCGTGCAAACCGCGATGGTGCGCATTGCGACGGGCTGAGTGGCGGGAGCCGGGCGTGGCGTAGCGTAGCAAGGACGGCTTACTGCTCGCCTTGTAGCCGCAGCAGTTCTTCGCGCAGCCGTAACAGCGGGGCTTGGGTGTCTTCATCGGCCCAGGTTTCGAGATCGTCGAGGGCTCGCTGGCAGCCGTCGAGCACGACATCCAGATCCACCGGCACGCCATTGGCGCGTGCGAAGTGCAGGGTTTCGGCGAACTGCTGGCATTCGCCCGCGCCATAGGCAATATCGAGGTTATCCGCGATCACCTCGTCGATACGGCTGCGGGCCCGATCGTCGGGCGCGATCATGTCGATGATTCCGCCCGCTACCCCGGGCGCGTAATACAGCGCGATATCCAGCCATTGCGCGGCATCAAAGCCGGTTTCGCCGATCTGGCTTTCGAAGTATTCAATGGCTTCCTGCTCGTGCAGCTCATCCGCATCGACGCTGATGCATAACTGTTCAAACTGCTCTTCCCGCTCGCTGCGGATATAACCGTCCATCTGCTGCCTCATTTCATCGTGTGGGGTAAAGGGTGAATTTTGCATCCTGCATCCTGAAGTCCTGAAGTCCTGAAGTGCGCTGGCACGTCGCGGCTCAAAGCCCGCGCAGGGCACTCAGACCGCGCGGACGGCCGTGGCTTCGAACCAGTCGGGCGGATGCGCGATATCGTGCTGCGCGGCAACCAGCTCGAGTTCGTAGCGGTTGGCTTCCCATGTCCGCCTGACCACCGAATGAACGGCGGCCAGCGCATGTTCGAAGGCATGGCGCACGGAGTCGCCCAGCAGCGTGCGTGCCACGAATACCGCGCTGGTCAGGTCGCCCACGCCTACGGGGTGGCGCGTAAAGGGGTAGAGCGGACGTTGGCCGAGCCAGGCCTCATCGGCGGTGACCACTAGCATGTTGAAGCAGTCGGCAGGGCTGTTGCGATCCAGCAGATGCTTGACGAGTACAACGGCCGGCCCGCGCTGGATCAGTTCGTGGCAAGCGGCAAGCGCTTCGTCGACGGTTTCGAGTTCGCGTCCGGCGAGCCGTTGTAGTTCGCTGTGATTGGGCATCATCACGTCAGCGATGGCGGGCATGGTTTGTACCAGAAACGTTTGAATGCCGG from Paraburkholderia hayleyella encodes:
- the hutC gene encoding histidine utilization repressor translates to MSTPAYQEIKDFILEQIHRGVWGEGDQVPTEHELAREFGVARMTVNRALRELSAEQVLTRVQGSGTFVARPRYESTLVAIRSISDEIVARGHRHHASVLVLDTVCADETLAAEMQLEVGSLLFHSRLLHAENEQPVQLEERWVRPALAPDYIAQDFTQITPNQYLVRVAPLQRVEYRIEACMPEARVRERLAMAEREPCLVLQRRTWSQGQVASVVHLWHPGSRYRFTGHF
- the hutG gene encoding N-formylglutamate deformylase; this translates as MTALSPPPLYTVHRGKNPLIISMPHVGTYIPPDIAANMTPEAAFVDDCDWHLERLYAFGKRIGATMLAATHARYVIDLNRSPDDASLYPGMDTTGLVPFDTFARVPLYQPGKEPVAADYARRRTAYWRPYHDALARELAVLQLQHSQVLLWEAHSIRSHVPRLFEGKLPDFNLGTADGASALPGLAADLEAVIDWHGGYSAVDNQRFKGGYITRHYGRPEQGVHAVQLELSQATYMEEKRPYTFDETRAEEVSTLLEALVQTAMVRIATG
- the pdxY gene encoding pyridoxal kinase PdxY, producing MKNVLSIQSHVVFGHAGNSAAVFPMQRLGVNVWPLNTVQFSNHTQYGHWSGSVLETSQMPALVEGIGAIGMLPRCDAVLSGYLGATEQAQAVVDIVRTVKSANPHARYFCDPVMGSQTRSGCQVEPGIQTFLVQTMPAIADVMMPNHSELQRLAGRELETVDEALAACHELIQRGPAVVLVKHLLDRNSPADCFNMLVVTADEAWLGQRPLYPFTRHPVGVGDLTSAVFVARTLLGDSVRHAFEHALAAVHSVVRRTWEANRYELELVAAQHDIAHPPDWFEATAVRAV